In Haliscomenobacter hydrossis DSM 1100, the DNA window CATTTTAATCTGAATAATTCGTACCTACGGCACGCTAATGACAGACTGACGTTCTTGACGGCGGGTTAAAACCCGCCGCTACAAAATGGGTCATCGCTACGCGATTTGTCGGTTTAACTTCAGGGATGATTAGAACCAATCGTTGTTTTCAACCCCGAAGGGGTGACAGGATTATAGAAAATGGCATGAGGATGTATGTGAACTCTGAAGGGGTGGCATGATTTGACCACACCCTTACCGTTTTATTTCACAATTCCACCCCTTCGGGGTTTCTCTTAATGGAATAAATACGGTTATTCTGCTATAATCCTGTCACCCCTTCGGGGTTGAGGCCAGAACCAATCGACCCTGCTCATAGGGGGGCGGTGATTCGGGAATACAAGCACAATCTTGCGCTGCTACATCAACTATCAATGCCTTTGCCAAGGCTGGCCTCACCCTTAAAATTTATGCCGCTCCACTCCCCAGCCTCTCATTCACCCACTCCAAATTCTTTTTAAACTCTACATATGCTGGAAAACTTTCCACCAATTCTATTAGTAGTGCCTGCGAAGCCCGATAACACTCCTGCGCTTTTTCCTGGTTCTGGAGTTTTTCCTCATGAAACCAGCCCAGCCATTGGTAGGATAAAGCCAAACTGTTTTTGAAGGACACATTTTGCGGATAGTCCGCATATAGTTCTTCAAATAGTTTTGTTTCATCTTCAAAAAAAGTCAAAGCCTGTGGCAAATTGCCTAGGTCCCTGTGGGTTTGCCCTAGTCTTTCATACGAAACGGCTAAACCGTTTTTGAATACCACATTTTGCGGAAAGTCCGCATACAGTTCTTTTTCCAGTTCGTTGAATTGTTCAAAAAAAGCCAAAGCCTGTTGCAAATTGCCTAGGTTGCTGTGGGTGTTTCCAAGGAATTGATACGAAATAGCCAAGGTGTTTTTGAATTCCACATTTTGCGGATTGTCTGCGTACAGTTGTATTGTTCAAAAAAAGTCAAAGCCTGTTGCAAATTGCCCAGGGCGCTGTGAGTTTGCCCTAGCCTTGAATACGAAGTGGCCAAACCGTTTTTGAAGTTTACATTTTGCGGAAAGGTCGCGTACAGTTCTTCACATAAAGTGTTGTATTGTTCAAAAAAAGTCAAAGCCCGTTGCAAATTGCCCAGGGCGCGGTGATAACTCCCCAATCGTTCACACAAATTGGCAATATCATAATCCGGTATTAAAGGAGCATTGACCACCGATTCTCCCAGTTTGGCATAGGT includes these proteins:
- a CDS encoding tetratricopeptide repeat protein; translated protein: MEFKNTLAISYQFLGNTHSNLGNLQQALAFFEQFNELEKELYADFPQNVVFKNGLAVSYERLGQTHRDLGNLPQALTFFEDETKLFEELYADYPQNVSFKNSLALSYQWLGWFHEEKLQNQEKAQECYRASQALLIELVESFPAYVEFKKNLEWVNERLGSGAA